From the genome of Triticum aestivum cultivar Chinese Spring chromosome 3B, IWGSC CS RefSeq v2.1, whole genome shotgun sequence, one region includes:
- the LOC123070728 gene encoding B3 domain-containing protein Os03g0120900 isoform X1: MNTNGDRSAGSAMEEDEEGRPRFFKVLVGDFARRLEIPRDFLGYIPEVGLRGSNISPVQAMLKRPEGKTWVVELEKVDRCVFLTTGWPKFVVDNSLREYEFLLFRHDKKMDFMVSIFGRNACEKAVRSSGSATESLERILPTCKRGHSGDELTKTTNNLRQSHSLVMVPDQSDTKIFPFQGSTQGNGHISPQSFADIHLHEVDGLKDELKIYLLLKVPMDDDKAKVIAEVMSRLHVDRATVDLFCATLCLYKWDSDAAAEVLNTCRGKPQIPNQFLKQKLVLQLDFIKRELRHFFPTGDDCPPQICDSRESSLEEPNLSTQALQIYLPAVKSKLVDDHELCDLSYKQKRRIVKSRSQQISETPRRSPRLAHLKNSGGSIDSGLKEKPEVLESSPSSRIDQVEHRAGHACLLYEKPEHVLKGDRQHAIGILGLFLIRTHNCLLTPYTAVKPICAFVGSLSQDFKRLKRTRGEVSLSKKPQHNQENEEKIDQGNNGEIFEEQVDRNAAESSELFMGRDWIDSSPPTKSKLSSMIINELSLTWKPSVHTNSLETVLLHIQRDNFMKTITHVQGIICSSPSDLHCAAIIEAVVQKEILKWDSCLQDVDAQRVVIALLEHAKKIKEIHNFNMESRKEEFSTKLQDQLKWQLKELESACTSLEFDYKKVTCDGNIAVSTSQEQKKKLHALQDEIKGLQQSMMMEDEIQKLVHQVAEHESLVQKSLMERVRVKTVLKSYKQVLAEVKERLASDELRLIDVDALVKVEMDNLRKEIEISKGRLLNIIFK, encoded by the exons ATGAACACGAACGGGGATCGATCTGCGGGATCCGCCATGGAAGAAGACGAGGAGGGGAGGCCTCGCTTCTTCAAGGTCCTCGTCGGCGACTTCGCCCGTCGCCTC GAGATACCTCGAGACTTCCTCGGTTACATTCCAGAGGTGGGCCTCAGGGGTTCCAACATTTCACCTGTTCAAGCCATGCTTAAGCGTCCAGAAGGGAAGACTTGGGTTGTTGAGCTAGAGAAGGTTGACCGCTGTGTATTTCTGACCACCGGATGGCCCAAGTTTGTGGTGGACAATTCTTTGAGGGAATATGAGTTCCTACTCTTCAGACATGACAAGAAAATGGATTTCATGGTTTCGATTTTTGGTCGGAATGCTTGTGAGAAAGCAGTCCGGTCTTCAGGAAGTGCTACTGAAAGTCTAGAAAGGATACTCCCCACTTGTAAGCGAGGACATAGTGGTGATGAACTAACGAAGACCACCAATAATCTCAGGCAGAGTCACTCACTGGTTATGGTACCAGATCAATCTGATACAAAA ATATTTCCCTTCCAAGGGAGTACTCAGGGTAATGGACATATCTCTCCACAGAGCTTCGCTGACATACATCTTCATGAAGTAGATGGTTTGAAGGACGAGTTAAAGATATACTTATTGTTGAAGGTGCCAATGGATGATGATAAAGCTAAAGTAATAGCTGAAGTAATGAGCAGATTGCATGTTGACAGAGCTACAGTTGACTTATTCTGTGCTACACTCTGTTTGTATAAGTGGGACTCAGATGCAGCTGCAGAGGTTTTGAACACATGTAGAGGCAAACCACAAATTCCGAACCAGTTTCTAAAGCAGAAACTTGTTCTGCAAC TTGATTTTATAAAGAGGGAACTACGACACTTCTTCCCCACAGGGGATGATTGTCCTCCTCAAATATGTGATAGCAGGGAGAGCAGTCTTGAGGAGCCTAACTTGTCGACTCAGGCACTACAAATTTACCTGCCAGCAGTGAAGAGCAAGCTAGTTGACGaccatgagttatgtgatttgtcgTACAAACAGAAGAGGAGAATAGTCAAGTCGCGATCACAGCAAATTTCTGAAACACCACGAAGATCACCACGACTGGCACACTTGAAGAATTCCGGTGGCAGCATAGATAGTGGATTGAAAGAAAAACCTGAAGTGTTAGAATCATCACCATCCAGTAGAATTGATCAGGTGGAGCACAGAGCAGGGCATGCGTGTTTACTCTACGAGAAACCAGAGCATGTTTTGAAAGGAGATCGCCAGCATGCTATAGGTATTCTTGGTCTCTTCTTAATCAGAACTCACAACTGCCTTCTAACACCTTATACTGCAGTTAAACCAATTTGTGCCTTTGTAGGTTccttatctcaagacttcaagagACTCAAACGAACACGAGGTGAGGTGAGCCTAAGTAAGAAACCTCAGCATAATCAAGAAAATGAGGAGAAAATAGATCAAGGAAATAATGGAGAAATCTTTGAAGAGCAAGTCGATAGAAATGCTGCAGAGAGTTCTGAGTTGTTCATGGGGAGGGATTGGATAGACTCGTCACCGCCGACCAAGTCCAAGTTGTCATCTATGATAATAAATGAGTTAAGTTTGACATGGAAGCCCTCAGTACACACCAATTCCCTCGAAACTGTGTTACTTCATATTCAACGTGACAACTTTATGAAGACCATCACACACGTTCAGGGAATCATTTGCAGTTCTCCTTCAGACCTACATTGTGCGGCTATAATTGAAGCTGTTGTGCAGAAAGAAATTCTTAAGTGGGATTCATGTCTTCAGGATGTTGATGCTCAAAGGGTAGTGATTGCATTACTGGAGCATGCTAAAAAAATCAAGGAGATTCACAATTTCAATATGGAGAGCCGGAAGGAAGAGTTTTCCACAAAGCTACAAGATCAGCTGAAGTGGCAGCTCAAAGAACTGGAAAGCGCATGCACTTCCTTGGAATTTGATTACAAGAAAGTAACATGTGATGGTAACATCGCTGTCTCGACATCGCAAGAACAGAAGAAAAAATTGCATGCCCTTCAGGATGAGATCAAAGGCTTGCAGCAGTCCATGATGATGGAGGATGAAATACAGAAATTGGTGCATCAAGTTGCTGAGCATGAGAGCTTAGTACAGAAGTCTTTAATGGAAAGAGTAAGGGTTAAGACGGTTCTAAAGAGCTATAAGCAGGTTCTTGCCGAAGTAAAAGAGCGGCTAGCCTCTGATGAACTTCGATTAATTGATGTCGATGCATTGGTCAAGGTAGAGATGGATAACTTGAGGAAGGAGATCGAGATATCCAAAGGAAGACTCCTAAATATCATTTTCAAGTAA
- the LOC123070728 gene encoding B3 domain-containing protein Os03g0120900 isoform X2, whose product MNTNGDRSAGSAMEEDEEGRPRFFKVLVGDFARRLEIPRDFLGYIPEVGLRGSNISPVQAMLKRPEGKTWVVELEKVDRCVFLTTGWPKFVVDNSLREYEFLLFRHDKKMDFMVSIFGRNACEKAVRSSGSATESLERILPTCKRGHSGDELTKTTNNLRQSHSLVMVPDQSDTKIFPFQGSTQGNGHISPQSFADIHLHEVDGLKDELKIYLLLKVPMDDDKAKVIAEVMSRLHVDRATVDLFCATLCLYKWDSDAAAEVLNTCRGKPQIPNQFLKQKLVLQLDFIKRELRHFFPTGDDCPPQICDSRESSLEEPNLSTQALQIYLPAVKSKLVDDHELCDLSYKQKRRIVKSRSQQISETPRRSPRLAHLKNSGGSIDSGLKEKPEVLESSPSSRIDQVEHRAGHACLLYEKPEHVLKGDRQHAIGSLSQDFKRLKRTRGEVSLSKKPQHNQENEEKIDQGNNGEIFEEQVDRNAAESSELFMGRDWIDSSPPTKSKLSSMIINELSLTWKPSVHTNSLETVLLHIQRDNFMKTITHVQGIICSSPSDLHCAAIIEAVVQKEILKWDSCLQDVDAQRVVIALLEHAKKIKEIHNFNMESRKEEFSTKLQDQLKWQLKELESACTSLEFDYKKVTCDGNIAVSTSQEQKKKLHALQDEIKGLQQSMMMEDEIQKLVHQVAEHESLVQKSLMERVRVKTVLKSYKQVLAEVKERLASDELRLIDVDALVKVEMDNLRKEIEISKGRLLNIIFK is encoded by the exons ATGAACACGAACGGGGATCGATCTGCGGGATCCGCCATGGAAGAAGACGAGGAGGGGAGGCCTCGCTTCTTCAAGGTCCTCGTCGGCGACTTCGCCCGTCGCCTC GAGATACCTCGAGACTTCCTCGGTTACATTCCAGAGGTGGGCCTCAGGGGTTCCAACATTTCACCTGTTCAAGCCATGCTTAAGCGTCCAGAAGGGAAGACTTGGGTTGTTGAGCTAGAGAAGGTTGACCGCTGTGTATTTCTGACCACCGGATGGCCCAAGTTTGTGGTGGACAATTCTTTGAGGGAATATGAGTTCCTACTCTTCAGACATGACAAGAAAATGGATTTCATGGTTTCGATTTTTGGTCGGAATGCTTGTGAGAAAGCAGTCCGGTCTTCAGGAAGTGCTACTGAAAGTCTAGAAAGGATACTCCCCACTTGTAAGCGAGGACATAGTGGTGATGAACTAACGAAGACCACCAATAATCTCAGGCAGAGTCACTCACTGGTTATGGTACCAGATCAATCTGATACAAAA ATATTTCCCTTCCAAGGGAGTACTCAGGGTAATGGACATATCTCTCCACAGAGCTTCGCTGACATACATCTTCATGAAGTAGATGGTTTGAAGGACGAGTTAAAGATATACTTATTGTTGAAGGTGCCAATGGATGATGATAAAGCTAAAGTAATAGCTGAAGTAATGAGCAGATTGCATGTTGACAGAGCTACAGTTGACTTATTCTGTGCTACACTCTGTTTGTATAAGTGGGACTCAGATGCAGCTGCAGAGGTTTTGAACACATGTAGAGGCAAACCACAAATTCCGAACCAGTTTCTAAAGCAGAAACTTGTTCTGCAAC TTGATTTTATAAAGAGGGAACTACGACACTTCTTCCCCACAGGGGATGATTGTCCTCCTCAAATATGTGATAGCAGGGAGAGCAGTCTTGAGGAGCCTAACTTGTCGACTCAGGCACTACAAATTTACCTGCCAGCAGTGAAGAGCAAGCTAGTTGACGaccatgagttatgtgatttgtcgTACAAACAGAAGAGGAGAATAGTCAAGTCGCGATCACAGCAAATTTCTGAAACACCACGAAGATCACCACGACTGGCACACTTGAAGAATTCCGGTGGCAGCATAGATAGTGGATTGAAAGAAAAACCTGAAGTGTTAGAATCATCACCATCCAGTAGAATTGATCAGGTGGAGCACAGAGCAGGGCATGCGTGTTTACTCTACGAGAAACCAGAGCATGTTTTGAAAGGAGATCGCCAGCATGCTATAG GTTccttatctcaagacttcaagagACTCAAACGAACACGAGGTGAGGTGAGCCTAAGTAAGAAACCTCAGCATAATCAAGAAAATGAGGAGAAAATAGATCAAGGAAATAATGGAGAAATCTTTGAAGAGCAAGTCGATAGAAATGCTGCAGAGAGTTCTGAGTTGTTCATGGGGAGGGATTGGATAGACTCGTCACCGCCGACCAAGTCCAAGTTGTCATCTATGATAATAAATGAGTTAAGTTTGACATGGAAGCCCTCAGTACACACCAATTCCCTCGAAACTGTGTTACTTCATATTCAACGTGACAACTTTATGAAGACCATCACACACGTTCAGGGAATCATTTGCAGTTCTCCTTCAGACCTACATTGTGCGGCTATAATTGAAGCTGTTGTGCAGAAAGAAATTCTTAAGTGGGATTCATGTCTTCAGGATGTTGATGCTCAAAGGGTAGTGATTGCATTACTGGAGCATGCTAAAAAAATCAAGGAGATTCACAATTTCAATATGGAGAGCCGGAAGGAAGAGTTTTCCACAAAGCTACAAGATCAGCTGAAGTGGCAGCTCAAAGAACTGGAAAGCGCATGCACTTCCTTGGAATTTGATTACAAGAAAGTAACATGTGATGGTAACATCGCTGTCTCGACATCGCAAGAACAGAAGAAAAAATTGCATGCCCTTCAGGATGAGATCAAAGGCTTGCAGCAGTCCATGATGATGGAGGATGAAATACAGAAATTGGTGCATCAAGTTGCTGAGCATGAGAGCTTAGTACAGAAGTCTTTAATGGAAAGAGTAAGGGTTAAGACGGTTCTAAAGAGCTATAAGCAGGTTCTTGCCGAAGTAAAAGAGCGGCTAGCCTCTGATGAACTTCGATTAATTGATGTCGATGCATTGGTCAAGGTAGAGATGGATAACTTGAGGAAGGAGATCGAGATATCCAAAGGAAGACTCCTAAATATCATTTTCAAGTAA
- the LOC123070727 gene encoding putative ABC transporter B family member 8, giving the protein MSPGRAATGGERRSIRGLFKFADRVDVVLMALGTLGAIGDGCSTNLLLIFASDVMNSLGRGHAQQQGSATSVHFMHDIEKSCLNFVYLAFAILVVASMEGYCWSRTSERQVLRIRHLYLEAILRQEVAFFDSQEATTSEIINSISKDASLIQEVLSEKVPLFLMHSTVFVSGLAFSTYFSWRLALVSYPLVLLLIIPGLIYGKYLLYLSRESRHEYAKANSLVEQALGSIKTVYSFTAEKGIIQRYTAILDKTINLGIKQGIAKGLAVGFTGLSFAIWAFLAWYGSRLVMYHHESGGRIYAAGISFVLGGLSLGMALPELKHFIEASVAATRILERINRVPQINDDDPKGLVLDQVRGEIEFESIHFVYPSRPNMTVLKDFNLQIPAGQTIALVGSSGSGKSTAIALVQRFYDASEGTVKIDGVDIKKLNLKSIRSKMGLVSQDHALFGTSIKENILFGKPDATLDELYAAAMTANAHNFIMGLPEGYETKIGERGALLSGGQKQRIAIARAVLKNPAILLLDEATSALDSESEKLVQHALDQASMGRTTLVVAHKLSTVKNADQIAVVDGGSIAEIGTHDELINKGGPYSRLVKLQKMVSYIDQETDQFRASSAARTSASRLSMSRASPMPLTPGVSKETESYVSPPAPSFSRLLAMNAPEWKQALIGSISALVYGSLQPIYALTIGGMIAAFFVQDHNEMNAIISRYALIFCSLSLVSIAVNLLQHYNFAYMGEHLVRRIRVQVLEKILTFEAAWFDEDTNSSGSLCSRLSDESSLVKTLVADRISLLLQTACGIVIAVTMGLIVAWKLALVMIAVQPCTMICYYAKKIVLSNVSRDLAKAQYESTQIAIEAVYNHRMVTSFGCSSKILQLFEHTQEEPLRKARKKSWVAGITTGLSPCLTFLSWALDFWYGGKLAQSGEISAGDVFKTFFVLVSTGKLIADAGSMTSDLAKGSNAVASVFEVLDRKSISPQNSQMEKDNPKSKIQGRIEFKKVDFAYPTRPQCLILQDFSLDVKAGTSIGLVGRSGCGKSTIIGLIQRFYDVDRGAVRIDGMDVREMNVLWYRGFTALVSQEPAMFSGSVRDNIAFGKPEADEEEIVEAAKAANAHEFISSLKDGYDTDCGEHGIQLSGGQKQRIAIARAIIRNPAILLLDEATSALDAQSEQVVQEALDRIMTGRTTIVVAHRLNTIKNADSIAFLGEGKVIERGTYPQLMNKKGAFFNLATLQK; this is encoded by the exons ATGAGCCCCGGCCGGGCGGCCacgggcggcgagcggcggagcATACGGGGCCTGTTCAAGTTCGCGGACCGGGTGGACGTGGTGCTCATGGCCCTGGGCACGCTGGGCGCCATCGGCGACGGCTGCTCCACcaacctcctcctcatcttcgccaGCGACGTGATGAACTCGCTGGGGCGCGGCCACGCCCAGCAGCAGGGCAGCGCCACCAGCGTGCACTTCATGCATGACATCGAGAAG TCGTGCCTGAACTTCGTCTACTTGGCGTTCGCCATCCTGGTGGTGGCGTCCATGG AGGGGTACTGCTGGAGCCGGACGAGCGAGAGGCAGGTGCTCCGGATCAGGCACCTGTACCTGGAGGCCATCCTGCGGCAGGAGGTGGCCTTCTTCGACTCGCAGGAGGCCACCACCTCGGAGATCATCAACAGCATCTCCAAGGACGCCTCACTCATCCAGGAGGTGCTCAGCGAGAAG GTTCCTCTGTTTCTGATGCACTCCACGGTCTTCGTCTCCGGGCTCGCCTTCTCCACCTATTTCTCCTGGAGGCTGGCTCTGGTTTCCTACCCTCTGGTCCTGCTCCTCATAATCCCTGGTCTCATCTACGGGAAGTACCTTCTGTACCTCTCCCGTGAGTCGCGCCACGAGTACGCCAAGGCAAACTCCCTCGTGGAGCAAGCACTCGGCTCCATCAAGACCGTTTACTCCTTCACTGCAGAGAAAGGGATCATCCAGAGGTACACGGCAATACTCGACAAGACCATCAACCTGGGGATCAAGCAGGGCATTGCCAAAGGCCTCGCTGTCGGATTCACCGGTCTCTCTTTCGCCATTTGGGCCTTCCTCGCCTGGTATGGCAGCCGGTTGGTGATGTACCATCATGAAAGCGGAGGAAGGATATACGCCGCAGGAATCTCCTTTGTTCTGGGTGGCCT ATCCCTTGGAATGGCACTCCCGGAGCTGAAACATTTCATTGAGGCCTCGGTTGCTGCCACGAGAATTCTCGAACGGATCAACCGTGTGCCCCAGATCAACGACGATGATCCAAAGGGGCTTGTTTTGGATCAAGTCCGTGGAGAGATCGAGTTTGAATCCATCCACTTTGTGTACCCATCCAGGCCTAATATGACGGTCCTTAAAGACTTCAACCTCCAGATTCCTGCTGGCCAAACAATTGCTTTGGTCGGCTCAAGTGGCAGCGGCAAGTCTACCGCAATAGCACTGGTGCAGCGCTTTTACGATGCCAGTGAAGGAACTGTCAAGATCGACGGTGTCGACATCAAGAAACTTAATCTCAAGTCGATTAGGAGCAAGATGGGACTTGTCAGCCAAGACCATGCACTGTTCGGCACATCCATAAAAGAGAACATCTTATTCGGCAAACCAGATGCAACCTTGGATGAACTCTATGCAGCAGCCATGACAGCGAATGCTCACAACTTCATAATGGGGCTTCCTGAGGGATACGAGACTAAG ATTGGTGAGCGCGGAGCATTGCTATCAGGTGGCCAGAAACAGCGCATTGCCATTGCAAGGGCGGTCCTCAAGAACCCTGCTATACTTTTGCTCGATGAAGCCACAAGCGCACTTGACTCAGAGTCGGAGAAGCTAGTGCAGCATGCACTTGATCAAGCATCTATGGGAAGAACAACACTG GTCGTAGCTCACAAGCTTTCAACCGTGAAGAATGCCGATCAAATCGCGGTAGTCGATGGGGGTAGCATAGCTGAAATTGGGACACATGATGAGCTGATCAACAAGGGTGGCCCATACTCACGACTTGTGAAATTGCAGAAGATGGTGAGCTACATAGATCAAGAAACTGACCAATTTAGGGCCTCCTCAGCAGCAAGGACCAGTGCCAGCCGTCTCAGCATGTCCAGAGCAAGTCCCATGCCACTCACACCAGGTGTTTCAAAGGAAACCGAGTCATATGTTTCCCCACCTGCACCGTCTTTCTCCAGGCTTCTTGCAATGAATGCACCAGAGTGGAAGCAAGCACTCATAGGCAGTATCTCTGCATTGGTGTATGGTTCCTTGCAGCCCATCTATGCTCTAACCATCGGAGGAATGATTGCTGCATTCTTTGTTCAGGACCACAATGAGATGAATGCAATCATCAGCCGCTATGCATTGATCTTTTGCTCACTGTCCCTGGTATCCATTGCTGTTAATCTATTGCAACACTACAATTTTGCCTACATGGGGGAGCATCTTGTTAGGCGTATCCGAGTCCAAGTGCTGGAGAAGATCTTAACCTTTGAGGCAGCATGGTTTGATGAGGACACAAATTCAAGTGGCTCGTTGTGCTCTCGGCTAAGTGACGAGTCTTCTCTTGTCAAAACCCTTGTCGCAGACAGGATCTCCCTGCTTCTTCAAACAGCCTGTGGAATTGTGATTGCGGTGACAATGGGACTCATAGTAGCATGGAAACTTGCCCTTGTCATGATTGCTGTACAGCCCTGCACGATGATATGCTACTATGCCAAGAAGATAGTTCTTTCAAATGTGTCAAGGGACTTGGCAAAGGCTCAGTATGAAAGTACTCAGATTGCCATAGAAGCTGTTTACAACCACAGGATGGTGACCTCATTTGGATGTTCATCGAAGATTCTTCAGCTCTTCGAGCATACACAAGAGGAACCATTGAGGAAAGCAAGGAAGAAGTCATGGGTAGCAGGGATAACCACAGGGCTGTCGCCGTGCCTCACATTCTTATCATGGGCATTGGACTTCTGGTATGGTGGGAAATTGGCACAGTCCGGGGAGATCTCAGCAGGTGATGTCTTCAAAACCTTCTTCGTCTTGGTGAGCACAGGAAAGCTGATTGCTGATGCTGGCAGCATGACATCTGACCTGGCAAAGGGATCAAATGCCGTTGCTTCAGTTTTCGAGGTGCTAGATAGGAAATCTATCTCTCCGCAAAATTCACAG ATGGAAAAGGACAATCCGAAGAGCAAAATACAAGGACGGATAGAGTTCAAGAAGGTGGATTTTGCATATCCAACAAGACCACAATGCCTGATCCTGCAAGATTTTAGCTTGGACGTCAAAGCAGGAACAAGTATTGGCCTGGTGGGGAGAAGTGGATGTGGTAAATCCACGATCATAGGTTTGATCCAGAGGTTCTATGATGTTGATAGAGGTGCTGTAAGGATCGATGGTATGGATGTGAGGGAGATGAATGTTCTTTGGTATCGAGGATTCACCGCTCTAGTTAGTCAGGAGCCTGCAATGTTTTCTGGCAGTGTCAGGGACAACATTGCCTTTGGTAAACCAGAAGCTGATGAAGAAGAGATTGTCGAAGCTGCTAAAGCCGCAAATGCGCATGAATTCATCTC ATCTCTGAAGGACGGATATGACACTGATTGTGGGGAGCACGGAATACAACTATCAGGAGGACAGAAGCAAAGAATTGCAATTGCGAGGGCAATAATCCGAAATCCAGCTATACTACTTCTTGATGAAGCAACAAGTGCTCTCGATGCACAGTCCGAGCAAGTGGTGCAGGAAGCACTTGATCGGATCATGACAGGGAGGACCACAATCGTAGTGGCACATCGACTAAACACAATCAAGAATGCAGACTCAATAGCCTTCTTAGGAGAGGGCAAGGTGATTGAGCGTGGTACTTACCCACAACTCATGAACAAGAAGGGAGCATTCTTTAACCTGGCAACCCTTCAGAAATAA